A section of the Macadamia integrifolia cultivar HAES 741 chromosome 9, SCU_Mint_v3, whole genome shotgun sequence genome encodes:
- the LOC122088602 gene encoding DNA-directed RNA polymerases II, IV and V subunit 11, translated as MNAPDRYERFVVPEGTKKVSYERDTKIINAASFTIEREDHTVGNILRMQLHRDPNVLFAGYKLPHPLQYKIIVRVHTTSQSSPMQAYNQAINDLDKELNHLKSVFEEELTKHPREY; from the exons ATGAACGCCCCAGATCGATACGAGCGTTTCGTCGTTCCTGAAGGCACCAAGAA GGTTTCCTATGAGAGAGATACGAAGATAATAAATGCTGCGTCCTTCACTATTGAGAGAGAGGATCACACCGTCGGAAACATTCTTCGGAT GCAATTACACAGGGACCCTAATGTGTTGTTTGCCGGTTACAAGCTCCCTCACCCCTTGCAGTACAAAATTATAGTTAGG GTACACACAACGAGCCAATCGTCTCCAATGCAGGCGTATAACCAGGCTATAAATGATCTAGACAAGGAACTCAATCACTTGAAGAGTGTTTTTGAG GAAGAGTTGACGAAGCATCCCAGGGAGTACTAA